A window from Mytilus galloprovincialis chromosome 8, xbMytGall1.hap1.1, whole genome shotgun sequence encodes these proteins:
- the LOC143042744 gene encoding transmembrane protein 272-like: MATEGAELKAAEAGAAPPSYVEAKDVAPPPSYDSLFGQLKQAKENSDGNVDFVKTCCGILVGSVACTVCLGIFLAIPIAMIAVGATYLHDCPAERMIPIYLIVAGVFNIVSNILMIIRGQVNKRKEGEEAKQSGAGPEQLINCFLFAWFIAGNVWVYRTYDAWQSSNSMLDNFCDPTLYYFSFWIITSTYIVLGVLLVICLAVCICMCICDKKE; this comes from the exons atggctacagaaggggcaGAACTGAAGGCAGCAGAAGCTGGAGCCGCTCCACCCTCGTACGTCGAGGCAAAAG ATGTAGCTCCTCCACCATCTTACGACTCTCTTTTTGGACAGCTAAAACAAGCGAAGGAAAATTCAGATGGAAATGTTGATTTTGTCAAGACATGCTGTGGAATTCTAGTAGGGTCTG ttgCATGTACTGTCTGTCTAGGGATATTCTTGGCGATTCCAATAGCTATGATTGCTGTGG GAGCAACCTATTTACATGACTGTCCGGCAGAGAGGATGATCCCTATATACCTGATTGTAGCTGGAGTGTTTAACATTGTTTCAAACATACTCATGATCATCCGGGGGCAGGTCAATAAACGGAAGGAAGGAGAGGAAGCGAAACAGTCAGGCGCAGGACCGGAACAACTTATCAACTGTTTCCTGTTTGCTTGGTTCATTGCAG GTAATGTATGGGTTTACAGAACGTACGATGCCTGGCAAAGCAGTAATTCCATGTTAGATAACTTCTGCGATCCAACACTGTATTACTTTTCATTCTGGATAATAACTTCTACTTATATCGTGTTGGGAGTGTTGTTAGTTATCTGTCTTGCTGTTTGTATTTGCATGTGTATCTGTGACAAGAAGgaataa
- the LOC143042743 gene encoding uncharacterized protein LOC143042743, which yields MQPETPVNTNRLRHHSKPTPPEQESSKKIAMSSPGSSPVHIDHNSIHHASVPAGLSSLQYQPTTETTSETLPQPITCTLAQSDIIQIALQLKEMIHCEIDYTIKATIDQYKFEIERLNIENQSLRDDMDALEQYSRRDLIRINGIPDGGIDESSLQTNELVKELIQTIDENLTPEDIIRSHRIGKPRTREGNEDGRVSNKFQPPRQIIVKIKDHNVKKRILRCRKFLKGKTQYKYVRINEDLTKPRNAIAYKARQLSIERHLRDTWTVDGKIYVKDNQMQVHVVNTMPAFLRFVSIYCCPGSMDFLDRLDYNNKLNRREYTPPQLITYAEAQAKELAERASSNTSAENTSVKMS from the coding sequence ATGCAACCCGAAACTCCAGTAAATACAAACAGGCTCCGTCATCACAGCAAGCCTACACCACCTGAACAAGAGTCAAGTAAAAAAATCGCAATGTCTTCTCCAGGTTCCTCACCCGTTCATATTGACCATAACTCTATCCATCATGCTTCTGTCCCTGCAGGCCTAAGCTCTCTGCAATACCAGCCAACGACTGAAACTACATCTGAAACTTTACCGCAGCCAATTACATGCACTTTAGCCCAGTCAGATATCATTCAAATAGCCTTGCAATTAAAAGAAATGATACATTGTGAGATCGACTACACTATCAAAGCCACAATAGACCAGTACAAATTTGAAATCGAGAGGCTTAACATAGAAAACCAATCGCTGCGTGATGACATGGATGCGTTAGAACAATATAGTCGACGGGACCTAATCCGTATCAACGGCATTCCAGACGGTGGAATAGATGAATCTTCCCTTCAAACAAACGAGTTAGTGAAAGAACTTATCCAAACCATCGATGAAAATCTAACACCCGAAGACATCATTCGATCTCATAGAATTGGTAAACCACGCACAAGGGAAGGCAATGAAGACGGTCGAGTTAGCAACAAGTTTCAGCCTCCTAGACAAATAATTGTCAAGATTAAGGATCATAATGTTAAAAAGAGGATCCTTAGATGCAGAAAATTTCTAAAAGGTAAAACACAATACAAGTATGTCAGAATTAATGAGGACCTGACCAAGCCGAGGAACGCCATTGCATACAAAGCCAGACAGCTCAGTATTGAGCGTCATCTAAGAGACACGTGGACAGTTGATGGGAAAATTTATGTAAAGGACAATCAAATGCAAGTCCATGTTGTCAACACAATGCCAGCGTTCCTACGTTTTGTATCGATATACTGCTGTCCTGGTTCCATGGACTTCCTTGATAGGCTCGACTACAACAACAAACTAAACAGACGCGAGTACACACCACCACAACTCATAACATATGCGGAAGCACAAGCGAAGGAATTAGCAGAGAGAGCATCTTCAAATACATCAGCTGAAAACACGAGTGTCAAAATGTCATGA